One Psychrosphaera aestuarii DNA window includes the following coding sequences:
- the ptsP gene encoding phosphoenolpyruvate--protein phosphotransferase, with translation MLDELRRITHNFVQEPNLDLALASLVSDIKFCLNTDCCSIYLADPDQKLLRLKATDGLNPDAVGQTIMRFDEGLTGWVAERGEPIKVHNALQHIRFKQFPTIEEDTYSGFLGVPIMHRRKILGVISLQQSESRYFEQQEEAFLVTLSAQLASTFANVTLRLRSEPDELNPQSALVLQGVSGARGVGIGHSYLVQTNIEFSDVSLKKVGSAEPEKARYFNAVENTRADIIEMTKRMANQLPKDALAIFDVYQQLLEAASLGNEVVDKIEQGWCAVSALKIVVEKYIAEFEKMDDPYIRERAVDVKDLSRRLLEHLTAKAHRELSIPKSAIIIAEEVTASMLAEIPRDQISGIVSIKGAENSHAAIMARALGIPAVIGLRDVPILQLDDIELIVDGYNGTVFITPNEAIVDEYRKLESEDKAFADLLKKESNEFAQTQCGRRISMYINSGMGFEGDIAEQLHIEGIGLYRTEYLFMMRQRFPSEQEQQSFYQEVLGDFEGKPVVMRTLDVGGDKQLPYFPIVEDNPFLGWRGIRLTLDHSEIFLVQIRAMIKANILTNNLHIMLPMVSDIGEIEEASRLIKQAHREVEKEMQEADAGAHVHKPKIGVMIEVPSMIFQLSKLKGKIDFCSIGTNDLTQYLLAVDRNNDKVASLYDAYHPTVLTAIKMIADETKKIGIPCSVCGELAGDPGGAMLLTGMGFDRLSMNTQNILRVKWVLKKAPFKILETLVDDVLQCTRPDQVKFRVNRTILNIGAAGILRAGN, from the coding sequence ATGCTAGACGAACTGAGACGCATTACCCACAACTTTGTCCAAGAGCCAAACCTAGACTTGGCTCTTGCCAGTCTCGTCAGCGATATTAAATTTTGTTTAAATACTGATTGTTGCTCTATTTATCTTGCAGACCCAGATCAAAAATTACTACGATTAAAAGCAACTGACGGCTTAAACCCGGACGCGGTAGGTCAAACTATTATGCGTTTTGATGAGGGATTGACCGGATGGGTAGCGGAACGTGGTGAGCCAATTAAAGTCCATAATGCACTGCAACATATTCGTTTCAAACAGTTTCCAACAATCGAGGAAGATACCTATTCTGGATTTTTAGGGGTGCCAATTATGCATCGCCGTAAAATTTTAGGTGTTATTTCCCTTCAGCAATCTGAATCAAGATATTTTGAGCAGCAAGAAGAAGCTTTTTTAGTGACCTTGAGTGCTCAACTCGCCTCTACATTTGCCAATGTTACGTTAAGACTGCGCTCTGAACCCGACGAATTGAACCCACAAAGTGCTCTAGTACTTCAAGGTGTTTCTGGCGCAAGAGGCGTCGGTATTGGCCACTCTTATTTGGTACAAACCAATATTGAGTTTTCCGATGTATCACTAAAAAAGGTAGGCTCAGCAGAGCCTGAAAAGGCTAGGTACTTTAATGCAGTAGAAAATACTCGTGCTGACATTATTGAAATGACCAAGCGCATGGCTAATCAACTTCCAAAAGACGCATTGGCTATCTTTGATGTTTATCAACAACTATTGGAAGCGGCAAGCTTGGGTAATGAGGTTGTTGATAAGATTGAGCAAGGTTGGTGTGCCGTTTCGGCACTTAAAATTGTTGTCGAAAAGTATATTGCAGAATTTGAAAAAATGGATGATCCCTACATTAGGGAGCGAGCGGTTGATGTTAAAGATTTAAGTCGACGGCTACTGGAACATTTGACCGCCAAAGCCCATCGAGAACTGTCTATACCAAAATCAGCCATCATTATAGCCGAAGAAGTAACGGCATCTATGCTTGCTGAAATCCCAAGAGATCAAATTTCCGGTATAGTATCAATTAAAGGAGCTGAAAATTCTCATGCCGCTATTATGGCTAGAGCGTTAGGCATCCCAGCGGTTATCGGTCTTAGAGACGTTCCTATTCTTCAGTTAGACGATATTGAGCTTATTGTTGATGGTTATAACGGTACAGTATTCATCACTCCAAACGAAGCTATCGTGGATGAATACCGTAAGTTAGAGTCGGAAGATAAAGCCTTCGCCGACTTACTTAAAAAAGAGTCCAATGAGTTTGCGCAAACGCAATGTGGTCGAAGAATATCTATGTATATAAATTCAGGCATGGGATTTGAGGGCGATATTGCTGAGCAGCTTCATATCGAAGGTATAGGTTTGTATCGCACTGAATACCTATTTATGATGCGTCAGCGCTTTCCATCGGAACAAGAGCAACAGTCTTTTTATCAAGAAGTGCTAGGCGACTTTGAAGGTAAGCCTGTCGTGATGCGGACTCTAGATGTCGGCGGTGATAAACAGTTACCATACTTTCCAATTGTTGAAGATAATCCCTTTTTAGGTTGGCGTGGCATTCGCTTAACACTTGATCACTCGGAAATATTTTTGGTGCAAATCCGTGCCATGATAAAAGCCAACATCCTTACTAATAATTTGCATATCATGCTACCTATGGTGTCTGATATTGGTGAAATTGAAGAGGCATCAAGGTTAATTAAACAAGCGCACCGTGAAGTTGAGAAGGAAATGCAGGAAGCAGACGCCGGAGCTCATGTTCATAAACCTAAAATAGGTGTGATGATAGAAGTACCAAGCATGATCTTTCAGCTTAGTAAATTAAAGGGTAAAATCGATTTTTGTTCAATTGGTACTAATGACCTGACTCAGTACTTGTTAGCTGTCGATAGAAATAATGATAAAGTAGCAAGTCTTTATGATGCATACCACCCAACGGTACTTACCGCGATTAAGATGATTGCAGATGAAACGAAAAAAATTGGTATACCTTGCAGTGTTTGTGGCGAGTTAGCCGGCGATCCTGGTGGAGCTATGTTATTGACCGGCATGGGGTTTGATCGACTGAGTATGAACACTCAAAATATTCTTAGAGTGAAATGGGTGTTGAAAAAAGCACCATTTAAAATATTAGAAACGCTGGTAGATGATGTTTTACAGTGTACACGGCCTGACCAAGTCAAATTTAGAGTAAATCGAACAATATTGAATATTGGTGCTGCAGGAATACTCCGAGCCGGCAATTAA
- the rppH gene encoding RNA pyrophosphohydrolase, protein MIDAEGFRPNVGIVICNHKGQVFWARRYGQHSWQYPQGGVDEGETPEQTMYRELEEEVGLKPDDVEILAVSKNWLRYRLPKRLIRRESMPICIGQKQKWFLLRLRCKESDVDLLKSNHPEFDDWRWVSYWYPIRNVVSFKRDVYRRVMKEFAPIVMPMGRQQFPRGEHTGGKTVNHRFKRRNQKSQQQRNKPQQQQ, encoded by the coding sequence GTGATTGATGCCGAAGGGTTTCGACCTAATGTTGGCATCGTGATTTGCAACCACAAAGGTCAAGTGTTTTGGGCCCGTCGTTACGGACAACACTCTTGGCAGTATCCTCAAGGTGGCGTGGATGAAGGTGAAACGCCTGAACAAACCATGTATCGTGAACTTGAGGAAGAAGTGGGGCTTAAGCCAGATGATGTAGAGATTCTGGCAGTGAGTAAAAACTGGCTGCGCTATCGATTACCCAAAAGGCTTATTCGCCGAGAAAGTATGCCGATTTGCATAGGTCAAAAACAGAAATGGTTTTTACTGCGCTTGCGATGCAAAGAATCCGATGTAGATTTATTAAAGTCCAATCATCCAGAGTTTGATGACTGGCGTTGGGTAAGTTATTGGTACCCAATTCGAAATGTCGTCTCATTTAAAAGAGATGTCTATCGAAGAGTAATGAAAGAGTTCGCTCCTATTGTTATGCCAATGGGCCGGCAGCAGTTTCCTCGCGGGGAGCATACTGGCGGAAAAACGGTTAATCACCGTTTTAAAAGGCGAAATCAAAAGTCTCAACAACAAAGGAATAAGCCACAGCAGCAACAATAA
- the mutH gene encoding DNA mismatch repair endonuclease MutH — protein MNLPNPPKTITELQTRIDAIAGMSLGEIAEELQVMVPENLLVDKGWSGQLLEAYLGATAGNLPEPDFQELGVELKTLPISASGKPLETTFVCVAPLIMTSGHQWRDSGVYKKLKHVLWVPIVAERHIPVPQRQVAMPFLWEMDAQSEQLLQQDWQELTDMIVMGEHDKITAHHGEVIQLRPKAADSSVRTAAIDKSGAPTMAPPKGFYLRSQFTHNLLKRKFRLD, from the coding sequence ATGAATTTACCCAACCCGCCAAAAACGATTACTGAATTGCAAACTAGAATTGACGCCATCGCAGGTATGTCGTTAGGAGAAATTGCCGAAGAGTTGCAAGTTATGGTGCCGGAAAACTTATTAGTGGATAAAGGTTGGAGCGGTCAATTACTAGAAGCTTATTTAGGAGCCACAGCCGGCAACCTTCCAGAGCCTGATTTTCAAGAACTTGGTGTGGAGCTTAAAACGTTACCCATTTCAGCATCCGGAAAACCACTAGAAACCACCTTTGTATGTGTTGCGCCTTTAATCATGACGTCTGGTCATCAGTGGCGAGACAGCGGTGTTTATAAAAAACTCAAACATGTACTTTGGGTGCCCATTGTCGCAGAACGCCATATTCCTGTTCCTCAAAGGCAAGTTGCTATGCCCTTTTTATGGGAAATGGATGCACAATCAGAGCAGTTATTGCAACAGGACTGGCAAGAGCTCACGGACATGATAGTAATGGGCGAACACGATAAAATCACCGCACACCATGGTGAAGTCATTCAATTGAGGCCAAAAGCTGCAGACTCTAGCGTAAGAACCGCCGCGATAGATAAATCAGGGGCACCTACAATGGCTCCACCAAAAGGCTTTTACTTACGCAGTCAATTTACGCATAACCTACTAAAACGAAAGTTTCGTCTAGATTAA
- a CDS encoding DUF1415 domain-containing protein, whose product MNMSPEHQNIESQVWQWLDDVVIGLNLCPFAKKPRSQQQIEIVISQRNSMLDIGEDFAAALASLYKTPAERTDTTVFVIPNLLEDFYVYLDFLNTANAINEDLGFEGIFQLASFHPDYQFEGAEQDARENLTNRAPYPIIHIIREDSMSRVLKQYPNPEQIPQRNINVMEALTGPDINRLFPHLNDNISE is encoded by the coding sequence ATGAACATGTCACCTGAACATCAGAATATTGAAAGCCAAGTTTGGCAGTGGCTTGACGATGTCGTCATTGGCCTAAATTTATGTCCCTTTGCCAAAAAGCCTCGTAGCCAACAGCAAATAGAAATCGTCATTAGTCAGCGAAACTCCATGTTGGATATTGGCGAAGATTTTGCTGCTGCTTTAGCTAGCTTATATAAAACTCCTGCTGAAAGAACCGATACAACTGTATTTGTTATCCCTAATTTGCTAGAAGATTTTTATGTCTACTTAGACTTTCTAAATACCGCTAACGCTATAAATGAGGATTTAGGTTTTGAAGGTATTTTTCAGTTGGCAAGCTTTCATCCAGACTACCAATTTGAGGGCGCGGAACAAGATGCTAGAGAGAATTTAACTAACCGAGCACCTTACCCAATCATTCACATTATTCGTGAAGACAGTATGAGCCGAGTATTAAAACAATACCCAAATCCGGAGCAGATTCCGCAGCGTAATATAAATGTAATGGAGGCGCTAACTGGGCCTGACATTAACCGCTTATTTCCACACCTGAATGACAATATATCCGAATAG
- a CDS encoding S9 family peptidase: MLVKKLTLLMTAALVVTGCANLNSTTAPQEKPQELSLERIYKDREFKSERATYFKWLKDGSGYTVLERRKAEVIPAKNKDGEVASDIDALEDKDADSANGISGNDIVFYNPDSSGRKVLVKFEHLIPDGQKEPLSIESYDWSKDGKWLMVFTNGQKVWRSRSRGDFWLLNLETNELMQLGGETPAEAKLMFAKFSPDSSKVAYVQDNNIFVQPVGSNKVTQLTNDGSDIIVNGNFDWVYEEEFSIRDGFRWSPDNKSIAYWQLDTSGVKNFIMINNTDELYPTLTTFPYPKAGEQNSAVKVGVVNLKDKKTRWADLKGDNRDRYIPRISWAGNGQSLLIQDVNRPQNTNKLWIFDWQAGDLTNIYTDKDEAFLEWFYDAKFINNGQDFIWHSERDGWRHLYKVSRDGQRIVDLTPGDYDIVDMLGVSEEKNALFFTASPKDVSQRYLFKATLDGSEPVKRITPEQYAGTNNYYMSEDTSWARHSFSQFAAPNIRQVISVNDHKAIKSLVKNEKLKEQLAQENLPNHEFFQVEARDGVKLDGYIMFPPNMDKTKKYPIIFYVYGEPWGQTVKDSWRGNSYLWDSMMTQKGYIVASVDNRGTRAPKGRDWRKSIYKKLGDITARDQADALDEMAKRWSFIDTDRVGVWGHSGGGTQTLNLLFRHSDKYKVGVAVAAVPDLSLYDTIYQERYSGNPKTDPDSYKNSSALNFADGLEGKLLLIHGTGDDNVHYQGAERLINELIKHNKQFEFMSYPNRSHGIYEGKNTTLHLKTLLRDFFIKNL, encoded by the coding sequence ATGTTGGTGAAAAAGCTTACTTTGCTAATGACTGCAGCTTTGGTTGTAACTGGTTGTGCAAACTTAAATAGCACAACAGCACCTCAAGAAAAGCCTCAGGAATTATCATTAGAACGTATTTATAAAGATCGCGAATTTAAAAGCGAACGTGCCACTTATTTTAAATGGCTAAAAGATGGATCTGGTTATACGGTTTTAGAAAGACGTAAAGCAGAGGTCATCCCTGCAAAAAATAAAGACGGTGAAGTGGCAAGCGATATTGATGCCCTCGAAGACAAAGATGCCGATAGCGCAAATGGTATATCGGGCAATGATATCGTTTTTTATAACCCGGACAGTTCGGGTCGTAAGGTATTAGTTAAGTTTGAACACTTAATACCGGACGGTCAGAAAGAGCCTTTGAGCATAGAAAGCTACGATTGGTCAAAGGATGGCAAATGGCTTATGGTTTTTACCAATGGTCAGAAGGTCTGGCGTTCAAGAAGTCGCGGTGACTTTTGGTTATTAAACTTAGAAACTAATGAGCTAATGCAACTAGGTGGCGAGACACCAGCTGAAGCTAAGTTGATGTTTGCTAAGTTTTCACCAGACAGCTCAAAAGTGGCTTACGTACAAGACAATAATATTTTTGTACAGCCTGTGGGTAGCAATAAAGTGACTCAGCTAACTAATGATGGCAGTGATATTATTGTTAACGGCAATTTTGATTGGGTGTATGAAGAAGAGTTTTCTATCCGCGATGGTTTCCGTTGGAGCCCAGATAACAAAAGCATTGCCTATTGGCAGTTAGATACATCTGGCGTTAAAAACTTCATCATGATTAATAATACTGATGAGCTTTATCCTACTTTAACGACATTCCCATATCCAAAAGCGGGTGAACAAAATTCAGCGGTTAAAGTTGGCGTTGTTAACCTGAAAGATAAAAAGACACGTTGGGCTGACTTAAAAGGCGATAATCGTGACCGTTACATTCCACGCATTAGCTGGGCAGGCAATGGCCAGTCTTTGCTAATTCAAGATGTGAACCGTCCGCAAAATACCAATAAACTATGGATTTTTGATTGGCAGGCTGGTGATCTAACTAATATTTATACAGATAAAGACGAAGCATTTTTAGAGTGGTTCTATGATGCTAAGTTTATTAATAATGGCCAGGACTTTATTTGGCATAGCGAACGCGACGGTTGGCGTCATCTTTATAAAGTATCTCGCGATGGTCAACGTATTGTTGATTTAACACCAGGCGATTATGACATTGTTGATATGTTAGGGGTTAGCGAAGAGAAAAACGCATTGTTTTTTACTGCATCTCCAAAGGACGTATCGCAGCGCTACTTATTTAAAGCAACACTAGACGGCTCAGAACCTGTAAAGCGTATTACTCCAGAACAATATGCGGGTACAAACAACTATTACATGTCGGAAGATACGTCTTGGGCGCGTCACTCCTTTAGTCAATTTGCGGCACCAAATATTCGTCAGGTTATTTCGGTTAATGATCATAAAGCAATAAAAAGCTTAGTGAAAAACGAAAAACTAAAAGAGCAACTAGCACAAGAAAACTTACCGAACCATGAGTTTTTCCAAGTAGAGGCACGCGATGGCGTTAAGCTTGATGGTTACATTATGTTCCCGCCAAATATGGACAAAACTAAGAAATATCCAATTATTTTTTATGTTTATGGTGAGCCATGGGGGCAAACAGTAAAAGATAGCTGGAGAGGTAATAGCTACCTTTGGGATTCTATGATGACGCAAAAAGGTTATATTGTTGCATCAGTAGATAATCGTGGAACAAGAGCGCCAAAGGGGCGTGACTGGCGTAAGTCTATTTATAAAAAACTAGGCGATATTACCGCTCGTGATCAGGCCGATGCATTAGATGAAATGGCTAAACGTTGGTCGTTTATTGACACAGATCGTGTTGGCGTTTGGGGACATTCTGGTGGTGGTACGCAAACACTAAACTTACTATTCCGTCATAGCGATAAATATAAAGTCGGTGTTGCTGTTGCAGCAGTTCCAGACTTAAGCCTTTATGACACTATTTATCAAGAGCGCTATTCGGGCAACCCTAAAACCGACCCAGATTCATACAAAAATAGCTCGGCATTAAACTTTGCTGATGGTTTGGAAGGTAAGCTGTTGCTCATTCACGGTACTGGCGATGACAACGTTCATTATCAGGGAGCTGAACGTTTAATTAATGAATTGATTAAACATAATAAACAGTTTGAATTCATGTCTTACCCTAATCGAAGCCATGGTATTTATGAAGGTAAAAACACGACACTTCACCTAAAAACGCTGTTAAGAGATTTCTTTATTAAGAATCTATAA
- the tyrS gene encoding tyrosine--tRNA ligase, translated as MTDINQAFAEIKRGADEILPEQDLIDKLKTGKTLKIKAGFDPTAPDLHLGHTVLINKLKTFQDLGHEVIFLIGDFTGLIGDPTGKSATRKPLTKEDVLRNAETYKEQVFKILDPAKTTIAFNSTWFDKFGAADMIKLAARQTVARMLERDDFKKRYAGGQSIAIHEFLYPLVQGWDSVALEADVELGGTDQRFNLLMGRELQKEEGQTPQSVLMMPLLEGLDGVQKMSKSLNNYIGITDAPNDMFGKVMSISDELMWRYYDLLSFRPLEEIADLKAQVEAGTNPRDIKIDLAKELIARFHSEDDAQAAHNDFIKRFQKNALPDDIPEINVPATEAMGIANVLKEAGLVGSTSEAMRMIKQGAVKLDGKEKVTDSKMMVELGAPQIFQVGKRKFAKITLG; from the coding sequence ATGACAGATATCAATCAAGCGTTTGCAGAGATTAAACGCGGAGCAGATGAAATCCTGCCAGAACAAGATTTAATCGATAAACTTAAAACCGGTAAAACACTAAAAATTAAAGCCGGATTTGATCCTACTGCGCCTGATTTACATTTAGGCCACACCGTTCTTATTAATAAGTTAAAAACGTTCCAAGACTTAGGTCATGAAGTTATCTTTTTAATCGGTGACTTTACTGGCTTAATTGGTGATCCAACTGGAAAAAGTGCAACACGTAAACCTCTAACCAAAGAAGACGTGTTACGTAACGCCGAAACCTATAAAGAGCAAGTATTTAAAATATTAGATCCGGCAAAAACGACAATTGCATTTAATTCTACTTGGTTTGATAAGTTCGGCGCCGCTGACATGATTAAGCTCGCAGCACGTCAAACCGTTGCTCGTATGTTAGAGCGAGATGACTTTAAAAAGCGTTATGCTGGTGGTCAATCAATTGCAATTCATGAGTTTTTATATCCACTTGTGCAAGGCTGGGATTCAGTAGCACTAGAGGCTGATGTTGAGCTAGGTGGTACAGATCAACGCTTTAATTTATTGATGGGCCGTGAACTACAAAAAGAAGAAGGTCAAACTCCGCAATCTGTATTAATGATGCCATTACTCGAAGGCCTTGACGGTGTTCAAAAAATGTCTAAGTCATTAAATAACTATATCGGCATTACGGACGCACCAAACGATATGTTTGGTAAAGTAATGTCAATAAGTGACGAATTAATGTGGCGTTATTACGATTTATTGAGCTTCCGTCCGTTAGAAGAAATCGCGGATCTGAAAGCACAAGTTGAAGCGGGTACTAACCCTCGCGACATCAAAATTGATTTAGCGAAAGAGTTAATTGCGCGTTTTCATTCAGAAGATGATGCACAAGCTGCGCACAATGACTTTATTAAGCGTTTCCAAAAAAATGCATTACCAGACGACATTCCAGAAATAAATGTTCCTGCGACAGAAGCTATGGGCATCGCAAATGTTCTGAAAGAAGCGGGCTTAGTCGGCAGTACATCTGAAGCAATGCGAATGATCAAGCAAGGTGCGGTAAAACTTGATGGTAAAGAAAAAGTAACCGACAGTAAGATGATGGTTGAGCTAGGTGCACCGCAAATTTTCCAAGTCGGAAAACGCAAGTTTGCTAAAATCACTTTAGGCTAA
- the dgt gene encoding dGTPase: protein MTDYSKKISAVRSYSRNATASTDPQYLSEQFESDRGRIIQSAAIRRLQQKTQVFPLEKNSAVRSRLTHSLEVQQTGRHIVRTVFKRLPQTIAESWKLLPYEREVETLVEMACLMHDIGNPPFGHFGESAINHWFEKELDNHVVFSQANDKMLGLQLKLELKSFEGNAQAFRIIFNLLKLNLTYSQAASILKYTRSGLERKPEKDKPLSYLKKKVGYYYSELDDINAMSKHLSIKPGHRYPLAYLMEAADDISYCLADIEDGVEKGLLDCQKLASKLKETFAELAGDKADEPLARNKMFSEAVDYALGRSEKEPINKAHEFFVWLRVQLIHPLVEHAAQTFIDNGEACFDGSLNRALLEDDSVYHHMIETFKSVAIRYIFSTNEVETKELQGYRIITGLLNAYSPLLKYPKDKFLAMVEGSERGGLIEARLYKRLPKKHLKAYQEALKERRDSNDFALFEFYYRCRLIQDFVSGMTDQFALEEANNLSAI from the coding sequence ATGACAGACTATTCAAAAAAAATATCAGCGGTTCGATCATACAGTCGAAACGCGACAGCCTCGACGGATCCGCAATATCTATCTGAACAATTCGAAAGTGATCGTGGGCGTATAATCCAGTCAGCAGCGATAAGACGTTTGCAGCAAAAGACTCAAGTATTTCCCTTAGAGAAAAACTCAGCAGTTCGCAGTAGGCTTACTCACTCACTTGAAGTACAACAAACCGGCCGTCATATAGTTCGAACTGTATTTAAACGTCTGCCGCAAACCATTGCAGAGAGTTGGAAGTTACTACCTTACGAGCGAGAAGTTGAAACGCTTGTTGAGATGGCTTGTCTTATGCACGACATAGGCAATCCGCCATTTGGCCACTTTGGTGAGTCTGCAATTAATCATTGGTTTGAAAAAGAATTAGATAATCACGTGGTATTTAGTCAGGCTAACGACAAAATGTTAGGTCTGCAGTTAAAGTTAGAATTAAAAAGCTTTGAAGGCAACGCACAAGCATTCCGAATTATCTTTAACTTACTTAAGCTTAATCTGACTTATTCACAAGCAGCGAGTATTTTAAAATATACCCGAAGTGGTCTAGAACGTAAGCCAGAGAAAGATAAACCGCTATCGTATTTAAAGAAAAAAGTGGGTTATTATTATTCTGAATTGGATGATATTAATGCGATGAGCAAACACCTTAGCATCAAGCCTGGACATCGCTACCCTTTAGCTTACTTGATGGAAGCCGCAGACGATATAAGTTACTGCTTAGCGGATATTGAAGATGGTGTTGAAAAGGGCTTATTAGACTGCCAAAAGTTAGCCAGCAAATTAAAAGAAACGTTTGCTGAATTAGCCGGTGACAAAGCGGACGAGCCATTGGCAAGAAATAAAATGTTCTCTGAAGCAGTTGATTACGCGTTGGGCCGTAGTGAAAAAGAACCAATAAACAAAGCTCATGAATTTTTTGTTTGGCTTAGAGTACAGTTGATACATCCCCTAGTCGAACATGCAGCACAAACCTTTATTGATAACGGTGAAGCGTGCTTTGACGGCAGTCTTAATCGTGCATTATTAGAAGATGACAGCGTTTATCATCACATGATTGAAACATTTAAGTCGGTAGCTATACGTTACATTTTTAGTACCAATGAAGTAGAGACGAAAGAACTTCAGGGGTATCGAATTATTACGGGTTTACTTAATGCATATTCGCCGTTATTAAAATACCCAAAAGATAAGTTTTTAGCGATGGTTGAAGGTAGTGAGCGTGGTGGATTAATTGAAGCACGTTTATACAAGCGCTTACCGAAAAAGCACCTTAAAGCCTATCAAGAAGCATTAAAGGAACGTCGTGACAGTAACGACTTTGCTTTATTTGAATTTTATTACCGCTGCCGACTTATTCAAGACTTCGTCAGTGGCATGACTGATCAATTTGCGTTAGAAGAAGCAAATAACTTATCCGCGATTTAA
- a CDS encoding YigZ family protein, whose amino-acid sequence MRYQLIEPVKNTLEIKKSQFITWLVPISDRADGMRWLQEAKSQYPDARHHCWAYVIGDSPNSQSAAMSDDGEPSGTAGKPMLNVLQHKPANNVMAIVIRYFGGIKLGAGGLVRAYSQAVEQSYQLASLQPVVERTGIAVTVPFSDEQWLRHQCQLLSGTIEDVLYSNQVFITIELPKDNVDALCALLVAKSFQFKITEK is encoded by the coding sequence ATGCGATATCAACTAATTGAGCCCGTTAAAAACACACTTGAAATAAAAAAGAGTCAGTTTATAACATGGTTGGTACCAATATCTGATCGTGCCGATGGTATGAGATGGCTGCAGGAAGCCAAGTCACAATACCCTGATGCTCGTCACCATTGTTGGGCTTATGTTATTGGGGACTCACCAAATTCACAATCAGCGGCTATGTCTGATGATGGAGAGCCGAGTGGAACTGCCGGTAAACCGATGTTAAACGTCTTGCAACATAAACCAGCCAATAATGTTATGGCGATTGTCATTCGCTATTTTGGTGGCATAAAACTTGGCGCTGGCGGTTTAGTCCGAGCTTATTCTCAAGCGGTTGAACAAAGTTACCAACTTGCTTCGCTTCAACCTGTTGTTGAACGCACAGGAATTGCCGTTACTGTACCATTTTCAGATGAGCAATGGCTTCGACATCAGTGCCAGTTGCTATCGGGCACCATAGAAGATGTTCTGTATAGTAATCAAGTATTTATAACGATAGAGTTGCCCAAAGACAATGTTGACGCCCTATGCGCGTTGTTAGTTGCTAAAAGTTTTCAATTTAAGATAACCGAGAAATAA
- a CDS encoding ion transporter — protein MSLKSFQNTLLRIRHNKAFELFVISVIIASALLVGVKTYDVSSTMHKITVYLDWFITVFFIIEIAIRFSTEENKKRFFHDFWNLFDTIIVAVSLIPIENTDMALIARLVRVFRVLRMISFIPELRILLTSLIKAMPQLGYVMLLMFIIFYIYAAIGSTLFEDINPDLWGDITISLLTLFRVMTFEDWTDVMYETMAVYPMSWVYYLTFIFFTAFAFLNMVIGIVVNVMEEEHRKARFEKELALNEEHASEQEDKMDDILKELRYLRAKLDEK, from the coding sequence ATGAGCCTTAAGTCATTTCAAAATACACTACTTCGCATTCGCCATAACAAAGCGTTTGAGCTGTTCGTCATATCAGTAATTATCGCCTCGGCATTGCTCGTTGGTGTAAAAACTTATGACGTATCCTCTACCATGCATAAAATCACCGTTTATCTTGACTGGTTTATTACCGTATTTTTTATTATCGAAATTGCGATACGATTTAGTACTGAAGAAAATAAAAAGCGCTTTTTTCATGACTTTTGGAATCTATTCGACACCATCATAGTCGCCGTTAGTCTAATCCCTATTGAAAATACCGACATGGCATTAATTGCTCGTTTGGTACGTGTTTTTAGAGTGCTAAGGATGATCTCTTTTATTCCTGAGTTACGCATTTTATTAACGTCACTGATTAAAGCTATGCCTCAGCTTGGTTACGTTATGCTGCTGATGTTTATAATTTTTTATATCTATGCAGCAATCGGTAGTACCTTATTTGAAGATATAAACCCTGATTTGTGGGGTGATATTACTATTTCATTACTAACCTTGTTCCGCGTGATGACATTCGAAGACTGGACTGACGTAATGTATGAAACCATGGCCGTTTATCCTATGAGCTGGGTTTACTACTTAACGTTTATATTCTTTACCGCTTTTGCGTTTCTAAATATGGTCATCGGTATTGTGGTTAATGTAATGGAAGAGGAGCACCGTAAAGCACGTTTTGAAAAAGAGCTGGCATTAAATGAAGAGCATGCATCCGAGCAAGAAGACAAAATGGACGATATTTTAAAAGAGCTCAGATATTTAAGAGCTAAGCTCGATGAAAAGTAG